Below is a genomic region from Clostridia bacterium.
AGAGCGAGGGAGCTCGAGGAAGAACGCCGACCTCTGAGCACCTTAAGGTGCGAATGGGAGGCGTCCGAGAGCGACCGAGCTCATCCCCAAATAGGGCTCCTTGCAGCCGGCGATTAACACCGAACGCTAGAGTAACAGATGGTAAACAAGCTAGGGTTGGCGCCTAGCCAACCCTGTTTTGCGAGGCGGTCAGGAGAAGCTTCCGCGCCTCTTCCACCCCCGTGCCTTCCACCGCACTGAAGACAATTAAGGGGGTGTCCTGATCCATCCCTAATTTATTTCTCACGACCTTAGCATGCTGCAGGTACCGGCCGCGGCTGATCTTATCCGCCTTGGTGGCAATCACCGCCGCATCCAGGTCATAAGCCTTGATCCACTCATGCATCTGCACATCATCAGCGGTGGGCTCATGCCGGATATCCACTAACTGCACGATAAAACACAACTGCTCCCGGTGGCGCAGGTAATCTTCGATCATGGCGGCCCAGCGCTGCTTTTCCGCTTGGCTCACCTTGGCAAAACCGTAACCGGGCAAATCCACCAGGTAAAAAGCATCATTGATTAGATAGAAATTCAAGGTCCTGGTTTTGCCCGGCTGGCTGCTGGTGCGAGCCAGGGACTTCCTGCCGGTGACGGCGTTGATGAAGGAGGATTTACCTACATTCGAACGGCCGACCAGGGCAATCTCCGGCAGCTCCCCTTTAGGGTACTGGCTGGGGTTCACGGCAGTGCATTTATAAGCAGCTGAGGTGATCTTCATTGTTCCTCCCGGACCAGCGCCTGTTCCAGCACTTCATCCAAGTGTTCCACCAGGTGAAACTTGAGTTTGCGCCTGATCTCAGCGGGGATTTCTTCCAGGTCCTTTTCGTTTTCCCTGGGCAGGATGATGTGCTGGATACCCACCCGGTGGGCGGCCAGTACTTTTTCCTTCACCCCGCCAATGGCCAGCACCCTGCCGCGTAACGTGATCTCCCCGGTCATGGCTACGTCCTTCCGCACCGGCCGGTTGGTCAGGGCCGAGGCTAAAGCGGTAGCCATGGTAATGCCTGCCGAAGGACCGTCTTTAGGAATAGCTCCTTCCGGTACGTGGATGTGAATATCCATGGTTTCATGGAAATCCTCCGGGATATTGAGCTCCTCGGAACGGGAGCGCAGGTAGCTCAGCCCGGCATAAGCCGATTCCTTCATCACATCGCCCAGTTGACCGGTGAGGGTCACTTTGCCCTTGCCGTTTAATAGGGTGGCTTCCACCGCCAGGACGTCGCCGCCGAATTCCGTCACTGCCAGCCCCGTGGCTACCCCCACTTCGTTATGCTTCTCCGCCTGCCGCTTGCGATAGCGGGGCATGCCCAGGTAGGTATCAAGGTTTTTCGACGTGATCTTTCCGGCAGTGACTTTCTTGGCTACAATATCCCTGGCCGTTTTCCGGCAGACCGTGGCAATCTGTCGTTCCAGGTTCCGCACCCCCGCCTCACGGGTGTATTCCCGGATGATTTTTCTCAAGGCGTTGTCGGAGACGGTAAGCATGTCATCTTTCAAGCCGTGCTCCTGCATCTGCTTCTTCAGCAAATGACGCTTGGCGATTTCCAGCTTTTCCTCTTCCGTATAGCCGGAAATCTGGATGACTTCCATGCGATCCAGCAGGGGGCGCGGGATGGTATGGGTCACGTTAGCCGTGGTGATAAACAGCACTTTGGACAGGTCATAAGGGACTTCCAGGTAGTGATCGCTGAAAGAGTTGTTCTGCTCCGGATCCAGTACTTCCAGCAAGGCCGAGGACGGGTCCCCGCGAAAATCGCTGCCCAGTTTATCGATTTCATCCAGCAGGAAAACCGGGTTGCGGGTGCCGGCATTTTTCAGCCCCTGGATAATCCGGCCGGGCATGGCGCCCACATATGTTCTCCGGTGTCCCCTGATTTCCGCTTCATCCCGCACACCGCCCAGGGACATCCGCACAAACTTCCTCCCCAGGCAGCGGGCAATGGACTTGCCCAGTGAAGTTTTGCCGACACCGGGGGGACCGACAAAACAAAGAATGGGGCCCCGGATTTTCGGTGCCAGCTGCCGGATGGCCAGGTACTCCAGGATGCGGTCCTTGACATCCTGCAGACCGTAATGATCCTCATCCAGGATCTTTTCAGCCGCATGGATATCCAGCCGGTCCCGGGTTTCTTTGGACCAGGGGACGGACAACAGCCAGTCCAGGTAATTCCGGACCACGGTGGCTTCCGCCACCATGGGAGGCATCTTTTCCAAACGCTCCAGTTCTTTTAAGGCTTTTTCCTCCACCGCCTTCGGAAGCTTGGCTTTCTCGATCTTTTCCCTCAGCTCGTCGACTTCCGCAGCTTTTTCGTCCTTTTCGCCCAGTTCTTTCTGAATGGCTTTCAACTGTTCTCTTAAATAGTATTCCTTCTGGGTTTTCTCCATCTGGCGGCGTACCCTGGCACTGATCCGTCTTTCCAGCTCCAGGATTTCCATCTCATTGGTAAGAATCTGCAGCAGCTTTTCCAAGCGCTCTTTGATGTCAATGGCCTCCAGGATCTCCTGCTTGTCCGACAGCTTCAAGATTAAATGGGAGGCAATAACATCGGCCAGCCTGCCCGGCTCTTCGATGGCCACCACCGCCATCACCGTTTCCGGCGGGATCTTCTTGCTGACCTTGACATACTGCTCAAAAAGCTCCCGCAGATTACGCACCAGCGCTTCAATTTCCAGGGTCTTTTCATAGGTCTCACCGGGAATCTCCACTTCCACCCGCATCACCGGGTCGGTTTCCAAAAGGCGCGTAATCCTGGCTCTGGTAAGTCCTTCTACTAAAACCCTGATGGTGCCGCCCGGCAATTTCAGCAGCTGCTTGATCTCGGCCACGGTCCCTATTTGGTAGACATCATCTAAATCAGGTACGTCCACCTGAGCATCTTTCTGCATCACCAGTAGAATTTCCCGGTCGCTGTTCATGGCTTCATCAATGGCGTTGACCGAGCGATCCCTTCCCACATCCAAATGAATGACCATATTCGGAAAAACAAGTAATCCCCTTAAAGGCAAAAGAGGCAGCTCTCGTACTTCGGCGGCGTTCCTTGCCATTTCACCTGCACCTCCTGACTACGCTAACATCCGTTATTGTTCCTATAGTTCACACCCGGTATTCTTATCAAAGGAAGACAAAACCCCGATTGGCAATGCAGTCCGCTTAAATACAAAAAACCGCTGGTAACGGCGTCCATGGTACAGTCTTCCACTCTCTGTAGTACTAGTCTAAAAGAAATCCATCTATTTTGCAAGCCACAACAACAAGAAAGGCCCCGCCGTTTCCGGCCGGGCCGCCGGTTCATCACCGGTGCCCCACCGCCGGAAACCGGCGAGACCCTCGTTTTCACTTATGGCTTACTTGCAAGCTGGCAGAACCCATGGCGCTTAAGAGTTCCGTGCCAACCCGCCGTCCTTCCCCAACGGCGGTCAAGGTTTCCGCCGGCAGGGCACCCTTGATGACCTCTTCCAGCCTTTCCACCGGCACCACCTTTATGTCCGTCATCCTGGTAAACAGATCTTGCCAGTTATCTTTTGGGATAAACACCTTCTTCACTCCCGCCTGCCGGGCCGCTTCCACCTTCGCCACGATGCCGCCGACCGGCTTCACCTCACCGCGGATGGATACCTCACCCGTCATGGCCACCTTGTTATCCACCGGCAGTTCCTTGATAGCGGAATAAATGGCCGTGGCAATGGTTACTCCCGCCGACGGGCCGTCCACGGGCACTCCGCCCGGGAAATTCACATGAATATCATAATCCCTGGGGTCCACATCCAAATTGCGGCGGAGAATGGTCAGCACGTTTTCCACGGATTCCCGGGCCATGCTCTTACGGCGGATCCGCCTGCCGTCACCGGAACCCATCTCCTCTTCTTCCACCACCCCGGTGACCACCACTTTACCCTGGCCCTTGGCCACGGGAATCACCGTGGCTTCCAATTCCATCAGCATGCCCATATTGGGGCCGTAGACGGCCAACCCGTTCACCAATCCCACCTGCGGCTGGGGACGAATTTTCTTTTCCGGGCGGGGAGAATACTGCCCGCTGTGGATGACCCACTCCACATCTTCTTTGGTAATCTGGTGGCGGCCTTCCGTTTGGGCCAGCCCCGCCGCAATTTGGATGATATTCACCGCTTCCCGGCCGTTGGTGGCGTATTTCCCCACCACTTGCACCGCTTCTTCCACAATGTCAAAGTTCACCTTTTTGGCGGCATTCCGGGCGATCACCATGATTTCTTCAGGTAGCAGGGCCCGGAAGAACACTTCCATGCAGCGGGAACGAATGGCCGGGGGAATGTGTTCCGGCAGGCGGGTGGTAGCCGCTACCAGGCGAAAGTCCGCCGGGAGCCCGTTTTGAAAGATGTCGTGGATGTGCTTGGGGATGTTGGTGTCTTCCGAACTGTAATAGGAGCTTTCCAGCAATACTTTCCGGTCTTCCAGCACTTTTAACAGTTTATTTATCTGGATCGGGTGCAGCTCCCCGATTTCGTCAATGAACAGAATACCCCCGTGGGCCTTGGTCACGGCGCCCGGCTTGGGCTGCGGAATCCCGGCCATGCCCATGGCCCCTGCGCCTTGATAGATGGGATCGTGAACGGAACCGATCAGGGGATCGGCAATACCCCTTTCATCAAATCTGGCGGTGGCCCCGTCAACTTCCACAAACTTGGCGTCTTCGCGGAAGGGGGAATCAGGGTTTTTCTTTGCTTCCTCCAATACCAAACGGGCAGCCGCCGTCTTGCCGACCCCGGGGGGCCCGTAGATGATCACGTGCTGGGGATTGGGGCCGCAGAGGGCCGCCTTCAAAGCCTTTAACCCGTCTTCCTGCCCGATGATTTCATCGAAGGAGGTGGGACGGGTTTTCTCATTGAGGGGTTCAGTTAAGCGGATCTGCCGCATTTTTTCGAGCTTTTCCATTTCCTTGCGGGATTCTCTTTCGATGGCGATCCTGTTCCCTTGCTGGCTTTTTAGGAGATTCCAGAAGTACAACCCGATCACGATGGCAAAAAAGACCTGGATAAACCCCAGGATCCCGCCGAGACCGGAAGAGTAATTGATCATCGTACTCCTCCCTTTCCTCATGTTCCTCAGTTACATAGTATCTCCAGCAAGGGTAATTTTATCCGCAAAAGGCGGCCCCGAATTGCGGGGGCCGCCCAGATTTGCCGGCTTAACTACATCTTTTCCAAGCTAGACAGTACCTGCAAGACCTCATCTCCGAGATGAAATAATAGATGGTATCGCCTTAATTGTGGTCTTTGCAATTTCAGTATGTACGACATATTCTTGTACGGCTAAACAAATAAAGCTCCAAACAAGACCCCGCCGGCTCCCTGCTTGGCACCGGACAGGGGCAGGGCGACGGTCACGATATAACGGCCGGAAAGAGAAGATATGTAAACTTGGGAAACAGCATCCTTACCCGCCAAGGCTTCTCTAAACCAGCGGCGGTAAAAAAAGTTTACCCCTTTGGCGGCCTCGTTGGTGGTGGCCAGGACGTTGCCTTTAGGGTCAGCCACCGTTAAGGACTCAAAGCCGGGGAACTTCCCCTGGGCCGCTGCCAGCACGGCAGGCATGCTGTGGGGTCCCGCCTTTATGACTTCACTGCTCAAGTTCCTTAAAAACTGCAGGGCCTGGTCTACGGACCTCTTTTCGTGCTCCAGCAGGTCCCTCGTCCCGCCCAGCTGCTGCACATAGCGATGCATGTCGTTGGCCATGCGGTTCAGCTTTTCCCCGTTTTGATTTACGGTTTCCAAAGCCGCCCGCTGCTCTTCGGTACCGGCGGCTACTTCCTCCACCACGGCCACGTTGGACTGGGCCACCGCCGCTACTCCCTGGGCCATGTTC
It encodes:
- the lon gene encoding endopeptidase La produces the protein MARNAAEVRELPLLPLRGLLVFPNMVIHLDVGRDRSVNAIDEAMNSDREILLVMQKDAQVDVPDLDDVYQIGTVAEIKQLLKLPGGTIRVLVEGLTRARITRLLETDPVMRVEVEIPGETYEKTLEIEALVRNLRELFEQYVKVSKKIPPETVMAVVAIEEPGRLADVIASHLILKLSDKQEILEAIDIKERLEKLLQILTNEMEILELERRISARVRRQMEKTQKEYYLREQLKAIQKELGEKDEKAAEVDELREKIEKAKLPKAVEEKALKELERLEKMPPMVAEATVVRNYLDWLLSVPWSKETRDRLDIHAAEKILDEDHYGLQDVKDRILEYLAIRQLAPKIRGPILCFVGPPGVGKTSLGKSIARCLGRKFVRMSLGGVRDEAEIRGHRRTYVGAMPGRIIQGLKNAGTRNPVFLLDEIDKLGSDFRGDPSSALLEVLDPEQNNSFSDHYLEVPYDLSKVLFITTANVTHTIPRPLLDRMEVIQISGYTEEEKLEIAKRHLLKKQMQEHGLKDDMLTVSDNALRKIIREYTREAGVRNLERQIATVCRKTARDIVAKKVTAGKITSKNLDTYLGMPRYRKRQAEKHNEVGVATGLAVTEFGGDVLAVEATLLNGKGKVTLTGQLGDVMKESAYAGLSYLRSRSEELNIPEDFHETMDIHIHVPEGAIPKDGPSAGITMATALASALTNRPVRKDVAMTGEITLRGRVLAIGGVKEKVLAAHRVGIQHIILPRENEKDLEEIPAEIRRKLKFHLVEHLDEVLEQALVREEQ
- a CDS encoding YihA family ribosome biogenesis GTP-binding protein; its protein translation is MKITSAAYKCTAVNPSQYPKGELPEIALVGRSNVGKSSFINAVTGRKSLARTSSQPGKTRTLNFYLINDAFYLVDLPGYGFAKVSQAEKQRWAAMIEDYLRHREQLCFIVQLVDIRHEPTADDVQMHEWIKAYDLDAAVIATKADKISRGRYLQHAKVVRNKLGMDQDTPLIVFSAVEGTGVEEARKLLLTASQNRVG
- the lonB gene encoding ATP-dependent protease LonB; the protein is MINYSSGLGGILGFIQVFFAIVIGLYFWNLLKSQQGNRIAIERESRKEMEKLEKMRQIRLTEPLNEKTRPTSFDEIIGQEDGLKALKAALCGPNPQHVIIYGPPGVGKTAAARLVLEEAKKNPDSPFREDAKFVEVDGATARFDERGIADPLIGSVHDPIYQGAGAMGMAGIPQPKPGAVTKAHGGILFIDEIGELHPIQINKLLKVLEDRKVLLESSYYSSEDTNIPKHIHDIFQNGLPADFRLVAATTRLPEHIPPAIRSRCMEVFFRALLPEEIMVIARNAAKKVNFDIVEEAVQVVGKYATNGREAVNIIQIAAGLAQTEGRHQITKEDVEWVIHSGQYSPRPEKKIRPQPQVGLVNGLAVYGPNMGMLMELEATVIPVAKGQGKVVVTGVVEEEEMGSGDGRRIRRKSMARESVENVLTILRRNLDVDPRDYDIHVNFPGGVPVDGPSAGVTIATAIYSAIKELPVDNKVAMTGEVSIRGEVKPVGGIVAKVEAARQAGVKKVFIPKDNWQDLFTRMTDIKVVPVERLEEVIKGALPAETLTAVGEGRRVGTELLSAMGSASLQVSHK